The following is a genomic window from Calliphora vicina chromosome 5, idCalVici1.1, whole genome shotgun sequence.
CCACAGTCAAGAGAGTGGCTGAGGAATTGGTAATGGCTTTGGAGAAAAAGTCCAAGGAAGAGGCTGATAATATAGTTGAGCTAAGAGATATTTTAGCTAGATTTGGCACTGATGTTATAGGCTCTTGTGCCTTTGGCATAGAGTGTAATAGTTTAACTAATCCCGAGGCAAAATTCCATATAATGGGTAGACGTTTGATGACCGAACAACGTCACGGTCAGCTGGGCAATGCTTTGATCTTTAATTTTcccaaatttgtaaaaaaattacattggaaAATGATACCTGATGATATTAGTGAGTTCTTTATGGGCTTGGTAAGGGATACCATCCAATATAGAGAAGAAAATCAAGTCAAGCGCAATGATTTCTTAGACATGTTAATGGAACTAAAAGATAATCAagttataaaaactgaaaatggaGAGGAATCCACCAAACTAACTTTGGGGGAAATGGCAGCCcaaatggttttattttttacagCCGGCTTTGAGACCTCTTCAACAACTCTAGGCTTTAGCTTATATGAGTTAGCCAGGCATGAAAACATGCAGCAGCAATTAAGGCAGGAAATAAATGAAGTCTGgttaaaatatgagaaaaattttaactatgACAGCTTAAAGGAAATGATCTATTTAAATCAAGTTATACAaggtaattaaataaaaatatttatggaaatctaataaattttaacattaattttaataattactaGAAACTCTACGTTTGTATACCGTGTTGCCCGTTTTAAACCGCTGCTGTTTGGAGGATTTTCCTGTACCCGGTCATCCTAAATATATCATCAAAAAAGGCATGAATGTACTTATACCTGCCATAGCTGTCCACAGAGATGAAGAGTTTTATCCTTTAGCCAACGAATTTAATCCAGACAATTTTCTGCCCTCTAAGGTTTTGGAACGTGATTCAATTTTGCATTTACCCTTTGGAGAGGGACCCCGTAATTGTATTGGTTTGCGTTTTGGCCAAATGCAAACCCGTTTGGCATTGGCTTTTttggtgcaaaattttaaattttcggttTGTGCTCAGACTCAAATACCGCCAGTTTTcgataaaaattcttattttctgGGTGCCGAGAAGGGTGTTTATTTGAAAGTTGAGAAaatttaatggtgttttttttgtgtttttaattatttcaagtGCTATTTAAACATATGTTCAGCATCATGAAATGGTGTGCATAATTGTTTGACTATATTGTGTATtcaataaatctaaatatatttttttttattgtgagCTCATTCATGAGATCATTTTTAATGTATTGGCTGTATTGTAAAGTAttttattgagaaaataaaagatGTTTgctaaaaaatgtatcaaattatactttcaaataaaaatttaaacaaaatttaaaaaaatattttttatttattagtgaaaattctatattaattttttttcttaaatttatttaaaatt
Proteins encoded in this region:
- the LOC135959558 gene encoding cytochrome P450 6a9-like — protein: MLISSILLGCLVTLLSYFIVFMNKRLNYWQSLGIASEKPNFLLGNFTGLRSERSFTEIWLAHYKKFKGTGPFSGFYWFSHPAVFILDTELMKTILIKEFHKFADRGFFHNPEDDPLTGQLFMLDGARWKNLRQKLTPTFSSGKIKLMFATVKRVAEELVMALEKKSKEEADNIVELRDILARFGTDVIGSCAFGIECNSLTNPEAKFHIMGRRLMTEQRHGQLGNALIFNFPKFVKKLHWKMIPDDISEFFMGLVRDTIQYREENQVKRNDFLDMLMELKDNQVIKTENGEESTKLTLGEMAAQMVLFFTAGFETSSTTLGFSLYELARHENMQQQLRQEINEVWLKYEKNFNYDSLKEMIYLNQVIQETLRLYTVLPVLNRCCLEDFPVPGHPKYIIKKGMNVLIPAIAVHRDEEFYPLANEFNPDNFLPSKVLERDSILHLPFGEGPRNCIGLRFGQMQTRLALAFLVQNFKFSVCAQTQIPPVFDKNSYFLGAEKGVYLKVEKI